AGTGGAGATTTAATATATACATCCTTCCAAAATgctgcaaaataaaatgcaggcgGAATTGTATGATGAAACACCATTTATAGGGTTTAATATTAAATCTGCATTTATATTAATGTTCTTCTCTGATTTCATACACAACACAGTGTGTTAATTAAATAAGATTTGTCACACCCAGCAACAATGTTTGAATTACCTTCTTAGTTCCAACTCCTTGACTGTGTGCAAACTAAATACTTAAGCAGCGTCTTTTTGGGGGATCTGGGTCATACCTTTAAAAAGTGTAAGGACACGAGGCTCAAACCTGGcccgtctctcgtctctgtcCTCGTTTACCCTGCTTTCCTGGACATCACATGACTTCCTCTGATcacttcctccacctgcagagtTTCTCCCCGGTGATTTAAGCCACTCTGGCATTTCTCCTGCCTCTGCTCTTGTTCCTAAACCGTGGGGGGGctccctctctcactttctcctgcaaccattcctccctccttcccatcTTTCCTCAGATCCTCGCGccctccttctttcctcctctctcatattgtttgaccccccccctccatctcccaGCTCACCACAGGAGGAGCCCAGACTTTGGCCTTGCTCCCCATCTCTGCGTGTGAACTGTGTGGAGTTGGGATGCTGCCACTGAGGTCAGAGGAGGCACGCAGGAGATTATTAGGCACTTCAAAGAATCTCCTCTGCACAGGTGTGAGGGCAATCCCACACAAAGTGATGCAATGGCGctaacacacactctcacacacacatacagcattAATCTGAGTGCTCAGTGGCTTGTGGTCACATGTCGTCTCCTTTGAAGGGGATAGCTTTACATTACAAGATGTTACACCcaactgctcccccccccccctcctctgtctgtctgttgtgttCACACCCCAATGCAGTGCGCacacattgcacacacacacacacttttttgtgAGGCCTTTTGCTTGCGATAAACATCAGGAGTaaagacaacacacactgttggcGGCCACGACCGCAGCGATGGCTCTCATTACAAAATCACTTCATTTCAGTTTGTTTGCACCTGTGGAGGAGTCTTCATCTGACGTAATTCAGGCCACGTGCATGCACGTATAACCGGAATGTATAAAaagggggggaagagaaaaaacagtCATGCACTTTGCctaaaaacataataaacagGCCCGTCAGGCGCGTGAAGGTGGACCCTCCGGTTAGATCTCCTGGCTGTTTGCCTGAGGATAAAAGGAAGTAATGCTCAGCTATGAAAAACATTATAAAAGTCGCCCGTCCGATTTGACACAAAAGccaatgtgacattaaaaaagATTAGTTTTGCGTGTATTAGCCATATGCTTTTGGTCAGTGTTTGAATCGGTATTATTAAAATACGGTGGGTTTACGTGTAGCTTCACATCATTTCTCAGTTTTATTTCATGTGGTCTCACACGCACAGTTTGTAAATATGacattcttcacacacacacttcacaactCATTCCCCCTCCCATCCAGTATCAGCCGAGCCTCTAGTCCACGTGGAATGGATCATAATTCAACAAACACCACGTGAATAGCAACAAGTGCCATGAACAGCTGAACGATTGCTGCTGCACAATAAGAGGAAATGTTCTCAATGCACTTTAAGCCAAATGATTTCATTCGTTTGCAAATTTATAGATGGTGTTTGGCACGAGTTGGGTTTGATTAGGTCTTTTATTCCCCGCAGTCCAAAAGGCCTTTCTGCTGGTAATTAGTTTGGTGTCCTTTGCCAAGCATGGTCTGTGGTTTTGGTTTAACTAAGTGACCTACTCAGGAAGTAAATACACAGTGTTGCACATGAACCGTTGCTTCTAATCAGCCAGTAAAACCACTcataaatccacacacacacacgggtacaACAGGTCCGGTACTGCCAACATAAGGCAGTATCAAAGCGGAATCGGCTGTGGATCCAAATGACATCTTAAGTGAAAGGACTGACACAAATGTTCTTAGGTGTTTGTGTAGTAAGATTCTTTAAATcagtttctttttaatgttttaaatgtccacTTGCCTTTCCAAATGTTTAAATTACCCCCCGTAATATTCAGGCACATTTTGTTGCCAATCCTTAatccatttaaaacaatttacaGGAGTGGTGGACCAAATATAGTATGAGCCCCCCTCTGGatgtgttaaatgtttttattttaaataaatgctgaCACTTTTCACATTATTCCATTTGGCATAACAACTTAAAACATGAATAGGTAAAATAAGTTAAATTCAACCTCAAACCGGTAGAAGAAGTACCTGCTATTGACCACCAGAGGGCGCTGTCACGCCTCGAGCACATCGGAAGACACAGAATCTGTCTGTGTATCGGTTTCATGTTGttatattgaatatattattatacattCACACCGTGTGCGCGTAATGCTGACGTCGCGGTTCGGCGTGCACGTTTTTCTACCGTGGACGCGCGTGGTTCCGCGTGTCGGGGGCGGAGACCAAAGCGACGGCGCCGCTGTTACGTTTGGGGAAGTTGCTCAATATGGGAAATGCACAAGTTGCAGAGTCTGCGGGCGACACGTCCGTTCTGCCTTCACGGGTCCTCGGCGGATAAACAAGACGCGTAACGGCGCTGTGAGATGTGCGCCAAGTCAGCTTGAGTCCGCGTCTTTCCTTTCCGCCCCAAAATGAATAACTCGGTCACTTCCGCTTCTTACATCCGCAACCTTAGTTACAGTTTACGTCGCAGGTTGTCCGACTTTTTGGACCCTCAAGACAGGTGGATGGAAGTTCTCACCTCGATACGGAAGCCGAGTGGGGAGCCGAGGTACTCTCAGCTGCACGTTAGGTAAGGGTAAAGGTCACGTGAATCCAGCCAGGGCTTGTTTAAGCTTAGTTTAGCTGGAGCatctatgtgtatgtatatatctatataatcTGTCATACATTCATCTGCTGTATTCTTCCAGGAGGTTTGAGGGCCTCGCCGCTCAGGGTAAAAGCCCCAcggtggagctgctggtggactGGGGCACCACTAACAGCACAGTGGGGGAACTGGTCTGCATCCTGAAGAGTTGCAAGTTGTTGGCTGCTGCTAGTCTGCTGCTCCCTGGTAGGGTGTTTGAAAAAGGACAATATGGAAATGCTCATCCCCATAACAGCAGAcatcatttttgtcattttagttAAGCTGGATACTTTAAGTGAATACGTACAGAAATGATCTTATTATCCATTCATTGATTCCAtttttattccatttatttgaaaataatttcaCCAGGTTTGGCTTCTTATGGCAGGTAGGGACAAAAACTACAATAACAAGGACCTTTTAGTAACAATGTATTGGAAGACTATCATGAAAATGTAATGGGAAAACATACATGCTGATACTGAATATAAGGGGGAACTGATCAAAAAACCAAAAGGGGTTATATTCACTGAACATGTAGACAGAAAGGCCTCCTGCAATACGTTACTTCTTGATATTTATGTTGACTATATGATGATGAATAAATGTCCATCTCACTAAGTGGTCACAACCACTTTACTGTATGGAGACCGCTCTTATCAACGAACATAAGTCTTTCCTTCTGCCCACACGCAGAGCAAGGGGCCGTCTCACAggagacacaggagacacaaagGGCGTCTCCAGCTGTGGACACAAAGAGCAGGCTCCCCACCAGACTACTGGAGGAGACGAAGACGAGGGCCCCACCTGAAGTCTCCGTTCTGCCATCACACATTCCTCAGGAGCTCAGCGGGCCGAGCCGCGCAGGTGTTGATCTCTGTCATTCAAACTCACTCCCGCCATATTTTAAGAGGATGTTTATGATGTATGTTTACACGATCAGAAAGAGGCCAGTAAGAACATACATGTTGTATTCATGTTATGGTGGTAATATGTAGATGAGAGGAGGTTGTGACGCATATGGCCTTATTAATCACACTTTTTTTACCTTGGTTTTTAATACCATATGTGCAAGTTTGGACTTTTACTGAAATATACTCCCTTTGTGTAAGGTAATACACATTGTACACAATAGTAAAAGGATAGTATGGTAGCATAGTTATAATACATAACGTTATATATGACGTCATAACTGTACGTGGTGGAATCAGGAAACAACAAGTCAAACTAAATCCGACAACTACAAACATCATAAAATactcaacaataataataaaacagataagtaTAAAACAATTTGCGAGCACTTAGAGCAAACGTTTACTTCCAAACAAGTAGTGGAGGACAAAACATTTTCACATGTCAATaccattttaaaaaggtttacatTGTAGTTCAGTGAGGTATAAATAAACGGAAATACACAACAATACTAAAGTACGTGTTTTACTTTTCGTCACAATGATGAAGGCTGATTCATCTGCTTAACAACATCTTCATCGTCTCCTCAGCGGCAACATTGTAaacgatgctgctgctgctgctttgaaaacaaacagatttgAGGGAAttgaccagcaggtggcgccACTGAGTCCGTAAACCACAGCAGGCCATTGGATGCCTGTTTTCCGCGTGTCTCTAAGCAGGCTTCTCCAGTTTCTTGTACAATGAGCTGATGGAGATCACTGGCAACTTCGACGACCGTCCCATATCAGACGGCGGCAGccggctgggggagggaggtttTGGCACCGTGTACAAAGGGCTCCTTCATGACCGACCCGTTGCAGTGAAAAAGCTCAATCCAGTAAGTGAAAATATCCTTAAACCCGTCTCAATACTTTGTTAATTAAACAAATCACAACGTGAAATATGATCTCATTTAGATGGACGACATCTCCCTGGACGAGCTGCAAGTGCAGTTCAACCAAGAGATCCAGGCGCTGAGAGTGTACGTGTTGTGCTCCGTCCCTGGTAATCGGGTTGGGTTTGAGCGATTCACAGCCGCCTCGTAACCATTACGTTTTATCAGCAATCAAAGTAATGGTAGAGTGCTGAAAAGCTTTACAACAGCACTTGGAAAGACAGTCTGTATCAAGCCCGGGACGAGCAAATGCCCTCGGTTTTTAACGCGCAGCATTTACAATGACTAATTGCACACCAGCACATGAGGATATTTCCAAAATGCGATCGTTTATTCCACAGGTTGAAACATGAAAACTTGGTTGACATGGTTGGGTTTTCCTGCGATGGACAGCACCCATGCTTGGTGTACGCCCTTATGGTCAACGGCTCTCTGCTGGACCGACTGGCTTGCCTGGTGAGCGCGACACCACAGACTCCCGCTTCTAGTACTTGTGCACTCCCGCAGGTCATTTCAGAACATTCCTTTTGTCCTCTTCAGGAAGGAAGTCCCCCGCTGTCCTGGCGACAGAGATCGCTGATTGCTGAAGGGACAGCGAGAGGCCTGGAGTATCTGCACGGCAACCATCATGTTCACAGGGATGTTAAAAGGTACGTGAAAGACCAAAAGACGCATCTGGCTTTCGTCTTTTGTGGGAAAAGGTTGCAATCGACATGCAATCGCCCACAGTATTTATCTCCTGTGTTGCTCCACGATCGTGACATTAAACGTGACACCTCGCCCTTTCACATGATCTTTTCTTGAGGGAATACGTGTATTTGAACTCACCCACAATGCCTTTCTTCCCCCCCGATCAGCGCGAACATCTTGTTAGATGAAAACCTTGTGGCGAAGATCTCCGACTTCGGGCTGACGAGAGCGTCGGCCAAGCGGACGTCGACCACCATGATGACGGAGAGGATTGTGGGTACCCGTGCATACATGGCCCCCGAGGCGCTCCGAGGAGAGATCACCCCAAGGTCGGACGTCTTCAGCTTCGGAGTGGTAGGCTTTCCACTGACGCgcgcacaaacgcacgcacggACACTCAGGGGGCCGGTTTTGTGTCAGGAAAAGCAGAAACTGCAACCGGCATGGAAATCCGAGACTAGCGGTCTACTCAGGTTTGTCCAAACTACTGACGTGCACAATTGCACGACCTGAACGTGAAAACGCAGCTTTTTCTTATGCATCGTCCgtccttttgttattttttttttaattccacaGCTGCACTGTAGTATTTGCTGTACATATCGCATGAAATGAAGCATTTCTGGGCTCAGCAGCGTATGAAGGTGCCTGACCTTCCGGATCATGCAGTATATCCAGCTTGTGTGTCTTACTGGGGCAGCTGTGGAAACACTACGGTGCCTGTGGGGAGGTAACAAAGGTTTCCTGTTGTCCGGAGCCGTGACATTGACCCAGCCTCTCCGCCGTCCACAGGTGTTGTTAGAAATATTGTCTGGACAGCGGCCAGCCGATGAAGAGCGGGAGCCGCAGTTCTTGGTGAGCAGCACACAAGAGGCTTTTCACCGCGTGTCCGTCAAGCTGCCGTTTACATTCCCAGTTTAATTAAGGGAAGGGAACATTATCAGATCGTTAAAGACTGCAGCCAGTTCCATCTGTTCCGTCAACTGCCTTCAGTCACCTGTGTCGccatttaaccccccccccctcactgtcccAGATGGAAATGAGGCACGATATAGACGATGAAGACGAGGAGCTGACTTTTGAGGACTTCCTGGACAAAAAGATGAGCGACTGGGAGCCGAGCCAGGTAGAGAGCGTCTACTCTTTGGCCGGCAGCTGCCTCCACGACAGGAAGAACAGACGGCCGGTCATCGAGCAGGTGGATACTcagatattattattaaacctCTGCAACACTTTCTGTGTGGCACCTTGAGGGGAAAAGAGGAATTTCAGACAGAGTCCCAAATAATCCAGTGAAGACCAGAACCACCAGCGTCTTTACTAAAGATGAGATCTTATGAACACAAATATGAAGTTGCCTTTTTCTAAAAGGTTCAGTATTCCATAGCAGAGCATACTACTCGATTAGGAGTAGATTAAGTTTCGAACTGTGATTTCGTAATGAGGGATCAACTTAAAGCAAACACAAAATCACGTTCTATCATTTTGTTtaagtatttatttaacaaatatcATTTAGGCTGTGCCATGATCTTGTTGCAAGAATGTTTTTGCTATCATTTGGTAGAGGGCAGAGGTCTTATTTGATATTATACTTATACTTTTCTGTATCTGATGCACTGATACTGACTGAAGTGTGTTGTGTGCGTTAACAGGTCCTGATGGAGCTTAAAGGAGTTGTCAAAAGCATCTCGCTGAACTCTTAACGCACAGGACTGAAGCACCGTCCACCATCCTTCATATTACCGTTTTCTTTTGACTGACCAAGAAGTATGTTTGCATTGATATTGCTTCAACTAGgatcctttttttggggggggggtgttacatTTCGTGATGCCATTGTGAAgccggtttaaaaaaaactgcatacaaTTTTGTTACGTATTTATTGCcaaagaataaaatgaatgaagcagaaagtgtgatttaaatattttatttttcttcttttaaaagagatttgtaagaaaacaaataagactaaacatgattttttttagAATGAGACAATATGAATATGGAGGAAATGATGTTCCCTTAGTAGTTTTCCTAATATTAATCAGTAGACATGGTGACATTTTGATCAAGGTACCTTGAGTATTCCCTTTCCTATCCGCTTGCTCACTTGTCCTTTTGTATGGGAACGAGCTGAGTCTGAAGTACTAATGTAATATTTTTGGAAGCCCGTTCTTCCTCACAGGCAAACAGAACAGACCTGTTTCATAATCATCACACAGCTACAGTATGTACATATACAGCACTTGCATAGAAAAATAAGTTTCCTCagcagatgatttttttttttcttcatgtaaACCACAGTTATATCAAAAAAGAAGTCAATTTTCCAATATAAAATGtactgttaaaatgaatcaataGACGCGAGTGGAGGATTACAGCTTTTCTGCTTTGAAGCACCGCGTTGAGAAAACAGCAGGAGACAAATGTTCAACAtgttacacacaaacattaattgACAGACTTAAGGAATGCACGTTAAGTATTTGAGCGCGTGAACGCAAAAATTGGGGATTTTATCATATTGGCGCAAGTTCACATTAGTCACTCTGAAACCTTTTAAAGTCTCAGAGCTGGCAACAACGTCGAACCCTTAAGCTCAACTCTGTTTGGGACTCTTTCGTTCTTGTGACTGCTAACATACAGACGCAGGCTTCCATTTGGCAAGCTACAAATGGAGTTTCTGAAGTGTGTCATTGCTCAGTTGTCCTTGGCGTGCATAGTTGGCTCTCTGGGGAACTTTGTGGCAATTTTAAGTGGTCATCTTATTCTTTTAAGCAAGCGTGTCAaatacgacccccccccccccccccccccctcctcctctcccctccccacccacaaTCGCAGGAATGCTCCACTGTGGAACGTGCCAGGGGTGGAGGCGGCGCTCGGTCGGTTTAATCTTCCTCTGCCGGTGGTTGGGTGATGCGGCGGCCCCCCCTCTTCCCGGGGCCTTTGGGCTTGGCGAAGGCCTGCTTGTGTGCATGCTGCTTGGGATGCACCTCCTCGTACAGGAAGTCGCTGGTCAAATCATCCCCATTGTCGATCTCCAACTGCAGACATACATGACAATCAACTGAAACTTACTTTGCCATAAAAAGGCAAATATCAGACATGAACATTGTATTACGTATCAGATGTTTGTCTGCTGTACTTCGCTTACTGGATTGGATCTTTTTGCGCATGCAGTGTTTCCTCTACCATTATATCACGAGCGCATAGGTCCGTGTATGCAAACAGAGCAGAAGGCCACTTTaacttgaaaatgaaatgagctGGAAATAGTTGATCAGGTGACTAATTGTTGCAGCTCGAGATCAAACCATGCTCATACACTCATGACTTAAATAAGTGTTTGATTCCTGATAAATAACACCTCATTTTTATCCCTAAACTTTAACTTTGATATTTTCTGAGGGCTTAAAAGTCTGCCAACAAAACGGATTTGTATGGTGTCGAGTTGCATCCTGATGACTTTCTCACCTTTTTCTCAATCTCAATCTGGAGAGTATTCTCCACCATGTCGACCAGGGGATTTTTGCAGCTGGAGTACAGCATCCTCTCTCGGATGCTACAGTTGTACCCGGGCATAGAATAAATGAATACTGCAAAGggacaaaagaaaagattaGGAGGAGCGGACACTGAGGGTATTAAATTGCTATAAAACAACACGGTGTGATGAGACTCCCACTCCCAGAATCTTTTCACCTGTGGACTGCAAGTAGTCGCCTTCGTGGGAATGTTTGTAGAGGAAGAAGTGGTAACGTGGAGATTCTTTAGGGATTCTCATTGGCAGGTCTTTCACCTCTGTTGGCTCAGTGTTGCACAGCCGAATCAGTTCCTGTTGAGcatccacttcctgttcacaaAGCAAATGAGAAGAGGCTGGTAGCGTGCACTTGTAACCAGGAAGTCCCCGCATTCGATTACATTGGACTGGACAAACTGGGTGTGCGCAGGGACTAAAACATTAAATAACATCCCCCATTGATCTCTGCTGTCTGAGTTAAACATTTACTTGACAGCTGCTATTGAGCCAAGCCCTCTCtggataaacaaaaaaaaaaaaaagcttttaggATAACAGACAAAAAGGGAAACGAGACAAAGCAGCTACAGTGGCACAATAATTCCTTTGTACGGGTCTCATCTTGTGACATCAACGAGAGCAACAAAGGCTTTTTGGGCAAAATAAGTACCTCATTGTGTTGGTCAGATAACCACTGACCGAAAACATTTATTCTCTCCCCAAGCAACGCGCAATGAAAGACACAATGATTGATCCGCCAAAGGTCACCTACTCAGTAACGATTTGCTCCAAAAGGACTCACCAGTTGAACGTAATTGATTCTTTTGTCCCTAAAGCGCTCGAGCGCTGCGATTGCGTCCTTGTGAACGGGGAAGGCCACTCCCTGCAGAGTCTGCTGCTTGGTGTCCACGCTGATGTCCGTCtgcacctgaacacaccacagGACACGGGGCACTTTAACCTCACATCGCTGACACATTCCTGAGGATCCTCGGGAGCAACGAACATGCTCGGgatttatttacacacacacacacacacacacacacacagcgttatGTCATCACTCAGCTCATGTGTGATTGTCAGGTTTCCATGGTACTGACTACTTGTGAAATACAATCAAAATTCTTAATTTGAGTCATCAGAGTGTGAAACGGTGTACGAGCGCAACAAGTAGCTTGAATGCTGGAGCACGAGGATCACATGAGGCGCTGGTGTCCGCGGTGACGAGCCGCCACAGAAAAGTAGAAATGTGGGGGGGGATTACACTGATGTATTGCATCTATTTTTAGTGCCCTCTTTCACACTAAATGAAATGCCGTGCAAACATGATTGAGCGTCCGATGTAGCTACCTCGCAAACCAAAAGGGATTGCAGTCCTTTTATCCATCTGCTCAGTAAAAGTCAGCCAGTCTCCAAGGCAATGATGAATATTCCAAAGCTTCTTTCTCATCTCGGCGGTACAGATTAATGATATATTATCTTCTTTCAACAGCTGGACAAGTGGGACGAGCACAAGCCTCACTTCTTAttcgctctgctgctgctttttattcacCACACTTAAGAGCACAAACCCAAAGCACTTCCATATAAGGGAAGACAGAGCGGGCTTGTTTGTCGGCAGCAGGCTTGCAGAGCAGCAATTACTAAAGGTAGTTTCCCAAAGACAAAGTCCGGTTTGCTTGTGATTCAtttatcaggatcaggaaacatttattgccaaaatatgggAGCAGTTTTACAAAGCCTGAAAAGTGAATACTTCAAAagccgtttccccccccccccctttctgtgTGGTGGATTCCGTCTGGGCTTCGGCCCGGAAGCGCTTTGCATCATCAGCAGCACGCGATGGATATCATGTTACGGCATTTCTTTATCTCATCACTGGACACAACCAAGGCAAAGCACAATGGCACAGCTCGCCTTTGCTTTACGCACAATCACTGCATCATTTGCATATAGCTCTCACAACATGGAAATAATAGCTCTTCTTTAACCACTTCAGAATTCAGAAGCATGACTGTAAACCAGGATTGTTATGGCGCCGTCTGAGCCCAATGGAGTCATACCTGCACACATGCGGCTGTTGTAATGCATCAGCATCTTTGCGCTGTGTCGATACTGCCGGGAAAGCATGCGCACACTAGCAGCACTCCTGCCCTTGTGCTGTACACAGGGGTGCGTTGCTGCCCTTCATTGATACTCTAAACGGTTTCTGACGGGATTTAGATCTCACAGACAAGGTATGTGGTTAAGAAGAAGGCTGcagggagcagagggaagctATTTTTAAGCGTCGAACCCAATGGTCACGCGGTGTCGAGCTGGAACAAAGAAGCTGAGCCACGCCCATCTCGGAATAGACTGGAGCCACCCAAGAGAAGTGTGTGAATGGAAAAGGCAGAGGGACTAAATGCAGTCGAAATGTCTCGTTCGGTGTTCATGTGTTGGGAGTGTGTTTGCACCTCGCTTAGCTTCATCTTTCTCagttcctcctctgctgcagtgAGAGGCAGGGGAGCAGCCTGCGAGGCCAGATATTTCCTGTATCCCACGAGAGTCATTTCATCCTGGAAGAAAAGATTACAATCACACATCACACAGCAACGTGGACACATTAATGCAAAATCTCACCCGGGCGGAAGGTTTGGGGCTGAAGCCTGAGGCCAGAAAAGCACTTTCTACAATCCTTCATGCGTTGCCGCTGTAACACCAACCTTTGAGGTACCGAAAATCTCGTCCTTAATGTGCCCCCCTCCAAACTCTTTCTTCACCGTGGCTCTGGTCGCAGCATATAACATTTTATGTCGCACCTGTgggaaataaaactaaatgttggCGAATGGTTTGgattttgaaaagtttaaatggtAGGTATCCACTATGTTGATTAGTCACCGCGTTAGTCACGCGCAACGTGTTTACATCTTCGCTGCCGCCTTGCTACGTTTCATGGCATGAAACACGACATGAAGATCCAAAGGCTGAAAGGACCTGCTTATAAACACGCTGTTCTGTAACATTACTTCTAGTGGAAAAGCACTGTGAAACAAGGCCAATGATCAGCAGGCCCGGTTTGTGAATTTCGCAAGTTCCAGGCGAGCCTCAACCTGACGCACAATGCTCTGAGCAGGAGGGCAGGAATGTTCTGCACCGTTAGGGCTTCTCGAAAGAGGATTCAAACTTCCTGCATGGCGCTTTGTTTTGGCCCAGAGCGGTCAGATGTAGCACCGCTCCAGAAACATTCCGGTTTCTCGTGGCCATTTTGAACCGCGGCAAAACGGTCCCAAAAGTGGCTCATCAAGTTTCAATGGAACCAAATTACAAAGAGAACTCGataaacaaacatttgccaGTAAAGACCCCAGCGAGCTACGCTTACATCACACAAAAACCCCAGAGAGGGTCAATTTTAAGTCGCGATTGGAGGTTCAGACAAAGTACCGTGTTATTTAGAAAAGAACATAATCCCTACCAGTGTTTAGATTTCAAGAGGTCTGttagaaaataatgaaagcaGCCAGTTTTCACCAGCGTACACAGGACGGCTGCCTTCATGCGGTAACCCCACCCAGAAGGGGGCAAACGCTGTAAAGCATGGAAAGCTACTCATTACAGGCGGTCTGGGCGGGCTTCTCTTACAGCGGAGACGTCCGGCGACCAGGCC
The DNA window shown above is from Gasterosteus aculeatus chromosome X, fGasAcu3.hap1.1, whole genome shotgun sequence and carries:
- the twf1a gene encoding twinfilin-1a yields the protein MSHQTGIQAGNDVKDIFAGARSGDQYRVLKMVIDGEQLTMDTTRKASKKWDAEYDSLVLPLLQDDMPCYILYRLDSSNNQGYEWIFLAWSPDVSAVRHKMLYAATRATVKKEFGGGHIKDEIFGTSKDEMTLVGYRKYLASQAAPLPLTAAEEELRKMKLSEVQTDISVDTKQQTLQGVAFPVHKDAIAALERFRDKRINYVQLEVDAQQELIRLCNTEPTEVKDLPMRIPKESPRYHFFLYKHSHEGDYLQSTVFIYSMPGYNCSIRERMLYSSCKNPLVDMVENTLQIEIEKKLEIDNGDDLTSDFLYEEVHPKQHAHKQAFAKPKGPGKRGGRRITQPPAEED
- the irak4 gene encoding interleukin-1 receptor-associated kinase 4 — translated: MNNSVTSASYIRNLSYSLRRRLSDFLDPQDRWMEVLTSIRKPSGEPRYSQLHVRRFEGLAAQGKSPTVELLVDWGTTNSTVGELVCILKSCKLLAAASLLLPEQGAVSQETQETQRASPAVDTKSRLPTRLLEETKTRAPPEVSVLPSHIPQELSGPSRAGFSSFLYNELMEITGNFDDRPISDGGSRLGEGGFGTVYKGLLHDRPVAVKKLNPMDDISLDELQVQFNQEIQALRVLKHENLVDMVGFSCDGQHPCLVYALMVNGSLLDRLACLEGSPPLSWRQRSLIAEGTARGLEYLHGNHHVHRDVKSANILLDENLVAKISDFGLTRASAKRTSTTMMTERIVGTRAYMAPEALRGEITPRSDVFSFGVVLLEILSGQRPADEEREPQFLMEMRHDIDDEDEELTFEDFLDKKMSDWEPSQVESVYSLAGSCLHDRKNRRPVIEQVLMELKGVVKSISLNS